A single genomic interval of Musa acuminata AAA Group cultivar baxijiao chromosome BXJ3-4, Cavendish_Baxijiao_AAA, whole genome shotgun sequence harbors:
- the LOC135636576 gene encoding uncharacterized protein LOC135636576, translating to MCIAAWIWQAHPLYPLVLLLNRDEYHDRPTKPVAWWGEGHRKILGGRDVLAGGTWLGCTKDGRLAFLTNVLEPDHLPCARTRGDLPVRFLQSWKSPLEFAEELVMEARDYNGFNLILADIPSKLMVYISNRPKEEPISIQVVSPGLHVLSNAKLDTPWYKAQRLGMRFRDLLVKYDEEEIPEKEMVDKLMSDNARADRDRLPNTGCDTEYEFKLSSIFVQFETKQRQFGTRSTTALSVKTDGNVRFYEKYLEKGVWKDHAVSYNIEKMQ from the exons ATGTGTATAGCTGCATGGATATGGCAGGCGCACCCTCTCTACCCGCTCGTCCTTTTGCTCAACAGAGACGAGTATCATGATAG GCCTACAAAGCCAGTGGCATGGTGGGGGGAGGGCCATCGGAAGATACTGGGAGGGAGGGATGTGCTTGCAGGGGGGACATGGCTGGGGTGCACCAAGGATGGGAGGCTGGCCTTCTTAACCAATGTCTTGGAGCCTGACCACCTGCCTTGTGCAAGGACCAGGGGAGACTTGCCTGTCAGGTTCTTGCAG AGCTGGAAAAGCCCCTTGGAATTTGCAGAGGAGCTTGTCATGGAAGCAAGAGACTACAATGGGTTTAATCTAATATTAGCTGACATTCCATCCAAACTCATGGTGTACATCTCAAATAGGCCTAAGGAAGAGCCTATTTCCATTCAAGTGGTTTCTCCAGGCCTTCATGTGCTCTCTAATGCAAAATTAGACACTCCGTGGTATAAG GCACAAAGATTAGGCATGAGATTTAGAGATCTACTTGTCAAGTATGATGAGGAAGAAATCCCTGAAAAGGAGATGGTTGATAAACTGATGAGTGACAATGCAAGGGCTGATAGAGATAGGTTGCCAAACACTGGCTGTGATACCGAATATGAATTCAAGTTGAGCTCCATCTTTGTTCAGTTCGAGACAAAACAG CGGCAATTTGGAACGCGAAGCACCACTGCATTGTCTGTCAAAACAGATGGTAATGTGAGATTCTATGAGAAGTACTTGGAGAAAGGTGTGTGGAAGGATCATGCTGTATCGTACAATATCGAAAAGATGCAGTAG
- the LOC135636575 gene encoding uncharacterized protein LOC135636575, producing MGNSKPPVATKGRKKKKGRPSLLDLQRRSLRLQRLEQQEEDPQRNPSPPDDDPRRQARPKSNTAAEDDDDEDDRSGSRRREKKLRLVLRLPNNPSADSAPSGSESDGRRAEKVGSVGIDAQTERQNPASKATDLPQDSGPTTPLPDKKLLVFILDRLQKKDTYGVFAEPVDPEELPDYHDIIEHPMDFATIRKKLSSGSYANLEQFEKDVFLVSSNAMQYNAPDTIYYRQARSIQELAKKNFENLRQESDDNEPEPKPVRRGRPPYKNVLKKAGRPPADHAGSNFPSNATLANAGDNSHWNFSHDFQRKGLDKASSSELPTKPYGLHSIEANNLTGEHKYEKNEENSGSAVKGVLMKNPRKSLVINENRRITYSHPQVFGSTSESSLLTTFDGERRQLVPVGLYVEHAYARSLARFAAKLGPIGWEIAAKRIEAVLSPGTKFGRGWVGDNETPQQSQPPLLTISPSHISQPENISTTTAVSASEHPPNSMFVEVRANTNPPAASSALPSRSVGLTEGAARNHDSAFKPENAVGGHLNWQKTTFQLEQAAATQPTMNGFNTPLGLNRLSQVGKVVATFASTESTSSESVRKHSRAPDMVLRNSSQTTTSPFRMDKLNSNADPSASSSSGNHLPDSGHDPHGTWRRGLSPNPKLSSVPPDLNVGFRSPGSPVSGVLLDSQNPNLSLQL from the exons ATGGGCAACAGCAAGCCGCCGGTGGCgacgaaggggaggaagaagaagaaggggcgcCCCTCCCTGCTGGATCTCCAGCGCCGCAGCCTCCGCCTCCAGCGCCTTGAGCAGCAGGAAGAGGATCCGCAGCGCAACCCTAGCCCACCCGACGACGATCCCCGCCGGCAGGCCCGGCCGAAGTCGAACACGGCGGCCGAGGACGACGATGACGAGGACGATCGGTCCGGCAGCCGGAGGCGGGAGAAGAAGCTCCGCCTCGTTCTGCGTCTCCCCAACAACCCCTCCGCCGATTCAGCCCCCTCCGGCTCCGAATCCGATGGACGTAGGGCGGAAAAGGTCGGCTCCGTCGGAATCGACGCCCAG ACAGAAAGACAGAATCCTGCCTCGAAAGCGACGGATCTTCCACAAG ATTCCGGGCCCACTACACCATTGCCGGACAAAAAGTTGTTGGTTTTCATCCTCGATAGGCTGCAGAA GAAAGATACATATGGCGTCTTTGCCGAGCCGGTCGATCCTGAGGAG CTTCCAGACTACCATGATATTATTGAGCATCCAATGGATTTTGCAACCATCAGAAAGAAGCTTTCGAGTGGATCTTATGCGAATCTGGAACAGTTTGAG AAAGATGTCTTCTTAGTCAGTTCAAACGCAATGCAGTACAATGCACCAGATACAATCTACTACCGCCAG GCAAGATCCATACAAGAGCTTGCAAAAAAGAACTTCGAGAACTTAAGACAAGAAAGTGATGATAACGAACCAGAACCTAAGCCAGTAAGGAGAGGCAGGCCACCATATAAGAATGTTCTAAAGAAAGCTGGTAGGCCTCCTGCTGACCATGCTGGTTCCAATTTCCCTTCAAATGCGACACTTGCTAATGCTGGAGATAATAGCCATTGGAACTTCTCACATGATTTCCAACGAAAAGGATTAGATAAAGCCAGCTCGTCTGAGCTACCTACAAAACCTTATGGTCTTCACAGTATTGAAGCCAATAATTTGACTGGCGAGCACAAGTATGAAAAAAATGAGGAAAATTCAG GTTCTGCAGTTAAGGGTGTCTTGATGAAAAATCCTAGGAAGTCTTTGGTTATAAATGAAAATCGGCGCATCACATACAGCCATCCCCAGGTGTTCGGTTCCACAAGTGAATCATCATTGTTAACAACATTTGATGGAGAGAGAAGGCAACTGGTTCCG GTTGGCCTTTATGTGGAGCATGCTTATGCCAGGAGCTTGGCACGTTTTGCTGCAAAGCTTGGCCCCATCGGCTGGGAAATTGCTGCTAAACGAATTGAAGCTGTCCTTTCTCCTGGAACGAAATTTGGCCGTGGATGGGTTGGAGATAATGAAACACCACAACAGTCTCAGCCACCCCTACTAACTATATCTCCTTCCCATATTTCTCAACCAGAAAACATTTCAACCACTACAGCTGTATCAGCATCTGAACATCCCCCAAACAGCATGTTTGTTGAAGTTCGTGCCAACACAAATCCACCAGCTGCATCATCTGCTCTCCCAAGTAGATCAGTAGGTCTGACGGAGGGCGCTGCAAGAAACCATGATAGTGCGTTCAAGCCAGAGAATGCTGTTGGTGGCCATCTTAATTGGCAAAAGACTACATTCCAACTTGAACAAGCTGCAGCCACACAACCCACCATGAATGGTTTTAACACCCCATTGGGATTAAATCGTCTCTCTCAAGTCGGCAAGGTTGTTGCAACATTTGCCTCAACAGAGAGCACAAGTTCAGAATCGGTGAGAAAGCATTCTCGAGCACCGGACATGGTTCTAAGAAACAGTAGTCAAACAACCACGAGCCCTTTCAGGATGGACAAGCTGAATTCGAATGCTGATCCAAGTGCATCTTCAAGTTCGGGCAACCACTTGCCTGATTCTGGCCATGATCCGCACGGCACATGGAGGAGGGGATTGTCGCCGAATCCGAAGTTGAGTTCTGTACCTCCTGATCTAAATGTTGGTTTCCGGTCACCAGGGTCGCCTGTTTCTGGCGTTCTATTAGATTCACAGAATCCAAATCTATCATTGCAACTATGA